The following proteins are co-located in the Nitrospirota bacterium genome:
- the glgB gene encoding 1,4-alpha-glucan branching protein GlgB has protein sequence MVRHDVSLFTDHDIYLFKEGNHFKLYDKLGSHLMTVNGQEGTYFAVWAPNAKQITVMGDFNGWNKESHPITSRWDGSGIWEGFIPGLKKGNIYKYHIISNYNGYSIDKGDPYALYWELPSKTASIIWDLDYTWNDQEWMGNRSKANALSAPFAIYEVHLGSWRRVPEEGDRFLNYREMAHYLTDYVKHMGFTHVELLPIMEHPFYGSWGYQTLGYFAPTSRYGTPQDFMYMIDYMHQNGIGVIIDWVPSHFPSDAYGLSYFDGTCLYEHQDPKKGYHPEWNSYIFNFGRNEVRNFLISSALFWLEKYHIDGIRVDAVASMLYLDYARKEGEWIPNIYGGREDLDAISFLKRFNEAVYGNHPDVQTFAEESTAWPMVSRPTHVGGLGFGMKWNMGWMHDTLKYFSKDPIFRKYYHDQLTFSIWYAFSENFMLPLSHDEVVHGKGALIGKMPGDEWQRSANLRLLFGYMYGHPGKKLLFMGGEISQWKEWCHDESLEWHSLDYSFQQGVNKWVRDLNHLYRNEPALHELDFSNDGFEWIDCRDWEDSSISYIRKGQNTGEVILVVCNFTPVVRENYRIGVPHGGYWRELLNSDAEIYGGSGKGNAGGAHAETIPAQGREFSLSLNLPPLGILFFKG, from the coding sequence ATGGTAAGACACGATGTGAGCCTCTTTACCGATCACGATATTTATCTTTTCAAAGAGGGAAACCATTTTAAACTTTACGATAAACTCGGCTCCCACCTCATGACCGTCAACGGGCAGGAAGGCACTTATTTCGCGGTGTGGGCGCCCAATGCAAAGCAGATCACAGTCATGGGGGACTTCAATGGCTGGAACAAGGAATCTCATCCAATCACGTCGAGGTGGGACGGCTCCGGCATTTGGGAAGGATTTATCCCCGGCTTAAAAAAAGGCAATATTTATAAGTATCACATAATATCCAACTACAACGGCTACAGTATTGACAAGGGCGATCCATACGCGCTTTACTGGGAACTGCCTTCAAAAACAGCTTCCATAATATGGGACCTGGATTATACATGGAACGATCAGGAATGGATGGGGAACAGAAGTAAAGCAAATGCATTAAGCGCCCCTTTTGCCATATACGAAGTCCATCTCGGCTCATGGAGACGGGTACCGGAGGAAGGGGACAGATTCCTCAATTACCGTGAGATGGCCCATTATCTCACTGACTATGTGAAGCATATGGGATTTACCCACGTTGAGCTGCTGCCGATAATGGAGCATCCGTTCTACGGCTCATGGGGTTATCAGACCCTTGGATATTTCGCCCCAACAAGCAGGTACGGAACGCCGCAGGATTTTATGTACATGATCGACTACATGCATCAAAACGGCATCGGCGTTATTATTGACTGGGTGCCTTCGCACTTTCCCTCTGACGCATACGGGCTCTCATACTTTGACGGCACCTGTCTCTATGAACATCAGGACCCGAAAAAAGGATACCATCCTGAATGGAACAGCTATATATTCAACTTCGGCAGGAACGAGGTGAGGAATTTCCTCATCAGCAGCGCCCTTTTCTGGCTTGAAAAATATCACATAGACGGCATCAGGGTCGATGCTGTGGCGTCAATGCTTTATCTTGACTACGCAAGGAAAGAAGGCGAGTGGATACCGAATATATACGGCGGCAGGGAAGACCTCGATGCCATAAGCTTTTTGAAAAGGTTCAACGAAGCGGTTTACGGAAACCATCCAGACGTTCAAACATTCGCCGAAGAATCGACCGCATGGCCCATGGTTTCAAGGCCGACGCATGTCGGAGGATTAGGGTTCGGCATGAAATGGAACATGGGGTGGATGCATGACACCCTGAAATATTTTTCAAAAGACCCGATCTTCAGAAAGTACTATCACGACCAGCTTACATTCAGCATCTGGTACGCGTTCTCCGAGAACTTCATGCTCCCGCTTTCGCACGACGAGGTAGTCCACGGCAAGGGAGCGCTCATTGGTAAAATGCCCGGAGACGAATGGCAGCGCTCTGCGAATTTAAGACTTCTGTTCGGGTATATGTACGGGCATCCCGGCAAGAAACTCCTTTTCATGGGAGGAGAGATCAGCCAATGGAAAGAGTGGTGCCATGATGAGAGCCTTGAATGGCACTCGCTTGACTATTCCTTTCAGCAGGGGGTAAACAAGTGGGTCAGGGACCTTAACCACCTCTACAGGAATGAACCCGCACTGCATGAACTGGATTTTTCCAATGACGGTTTTGAGTGGATAGACTGCCGCGACTGGGAAGACAGCAGCATAAGTTACATCAGAAAGGGACAGAACACAGGCGAGGTCATTCTGGTTGTCTGCAACTTCACGCCGGTAGTAAGGGAGAATTACAGAATAGGTGTCCCGCACGGCGGATACTGGAGAGAGCTTCTAAACAGCGACGCTGAAATATACGGCGGAAGCGGCAAGGGCAACGCAGGCGGCGCTCACGCTGAAACAATACCGGCGCAGGGAAGGGAATTTTCGCTCTCACTCAATCTGCCGCCATTAGGGATATTATTTTTTAAAGGTTGA